Below is a window of Escherichia coli DSM 30083 = JCM 1649 = ATCC 11775 DNA.
TCGGTTATTTATCCTTGAGAGGCAGCAGTCGCAGGTCGCTTCTCATCAGTTCAATCGAGCGCGGCTTGTCGGCCTCCAGTTCGTCCCTTTTGATCACCAGACGCCAGCTGTCGCTTTTTTCATCAGGGTGATAAAACTGCCCAATAATGGCGACAAACTGCGTCTCTTTATCCAGCGGCACATTCAGGGATGCCGTGCCTTCCGGTTTTACCCAGACGGTGTGTTTTGCCAGTACGTCCTTCTCCAGCGTCTTCTCTTCCTGCATAAACAGGGTGTCGTAATCCGCCTTGTCAAAATCTTCGCGGGTTTTCAGTTGCCAGACATGCACCATCGTGGAAAGCGGCGTATCTTCCGCATCCGTATTCAGGGCGCTGCGGGAGAAGAAATCGAGATGCAGTATTTTGATTTGTTTGTAGAAAACGGCTGAGGCCACGCTTTTCGATTCATCCACCACTTTCTGAATCAGCCCGCAGCCACTCAGAACAACCGTCAGCATCGCCATACAGAGCAACGCCGGACGTTTAAAACGAATAGGAAACATGAGTCATACTCTCCCTGTTACGAATGGAAAAAGCGGGTATTAATCCCTGATAACGCCCCAGACTGACCGTCACTGTTCCGGTCGCGGGCGCGGCAAAGGAGGCGCGAAGGATGCCGGTACGGCTAATCTGTACACGCTGTTTTCCCAGCCGGGCAGCAGGCAACAGGCTGACGGGCAGCGTCAGTTGCAGACGGGCCTGACAGCGCCAGCCCAGATAAACGCGCAGCAGCACCAGCAAATCGCTGTGCAGTTGCCCGCCGGGCAGCCAGCCACGTGCTTCTGCGGCATCTTCGGTATACAGTTTCAGCAGCAACTGGCTGTTGACGTCGGTACCGGTACGCCCCAGCAGCGTTCGCGTTTTCAGGCTGATGCGTGAATTTTTTGACAGACCCGCAGGGGCCGGGAGAATTACAGGCTGCGGATCGTGAGGCACCACCGTGGCTTTCGTCAGCGGGGCAAGCAGCCCCACCAGTGCCGTGACGCCTTCAGCCGTGCGGGTGGGCAGGCGCATCACGCTGAGCAGGGCCAGAAAACGGGATACAGGCGTGGCGATATGGTTCTCGCTGCCGGGAATACCCAGCCCGATTAACCCCAGCAGACAACGGGAAATGTCATCCACGGCACCTGCTTCAAACGACGCCGGGTAGTTATATTTGCGCCAGATGCGGTAATACTGGGTGATAAAGCGATGGTTAAAAATATCGAGAAACGCCATCACTGCGTCATGTCCGTCATGACGCTGGGTAATGTAGTCCAGATAGGCGGTGGGCAGCGGTGAATCCACGCCGTACAGGCCGAGAAAGGTGGTGCGCACCGTGGGTGGCGCGTCGGGATTGTCCACGTCACGTTCAACGTTCTTTAACTCGCTGACCGGAAAGCCCATTCCGGGATGGGGGCGAAAACGCACCGCATCGGCGGCGGGGTTGTCGGTACTGCCCAGCGGCGCTTTCTGCTGGCTCTGTTCCAGCAACTGGCAAAAACGGTAAAAATTGATCCGCGCAATATCCGGGGCCAGCCGGTCGGTCAGCCCGGTACGCGCTGGCTGTGATGCTCTGTCCATTGCAGGCACTTTCCTGTGGGTTGCAGAATTAAGGTCAGTTGAGTGAATAAGTGGATATCGGCATACAGTGCGAAGAAGCGGTGCAGCAGTTCACCAAACAGCGTGATATCACCTTCTCCGGCAAAGCCGTTACTGTCCAGCGTCACCTGAATATCCACGCCACGCAGCAGAAAGCCTCTTTCAAAACGCTGTATCAGGCTGTGCTGAACGTCGACAATCGCCTCCAGACGACGGCGGTTCATCTCGCTTTCGGTCCAGTCGTACAGCGCCAGCGTGCCGCGCAGAATTTCGGCGTTATCCATCATCGATAAAAAGTTAGAACCGAGGTGGCTGAGCACCCGCCAGTGGAAGCGGTCACGCGCCGGGGGATAGCAGGGCTGCGTCGGGGCGCACAGGTTGCGCACCCGCAGGACGTTCTGTGAGGCATGAACTGGCGTATCGAGCAGGGTGCTCTGTAAGGCTTTACGGGGAAGCTGCCCGTTGGTGCCGGTCAGACTTAAGGACAGGGTTTCATCCTCCAGCATCCGGTCGGAATCAAACGCATCGCCGCCCAGAATCAGCCATGTGTCGTGCAAGCCGGAAGGGCCGCGCTTTACCCGCGTGTGGTAATAGCGTTCCGGCGCATCGTGGCGCAGCATCCCGCCCCGGTGACGAAAGCTGGAAAAGGGGACATATGCCTGACTGCCGGTATGGCGCGAAGAAATAATGTTGTCGACGGAATAAATCTCGGTATGCCCGTCCTGAATGCGCATCGGGCGTAGCAGAAATTCGTTTTCCAGTGGCGAAAGGTGTAACGGATCGGCTTCGAGCGGGAACAGGTTGATGACCGGCACGCAGTGCAGACGGATATTATCGCTGTCAAACGGCAGGTCGTGAGGCCAGTTCTCGTTCAGCACCACGTCAATCTCAAAGCCGGTTATCCCCTCCGGCCATGCAACCTGCTCCAGCCCGTTCAGCGCCACGAACATAAACTTCTCGCGGAAGGTGAAATACTCCAGCAGCAACTGGTAACCGCTGAAGGCTGACTCACCTTTTGGCCAGAGCCTGTCATCATCCTCAAAGCCCATCGGGGAAAAGTGTGCGCCAAGCATCCGGCGATCCTGCCCCGGCAGACGCAGCCAGAACTGCTGCGTGCCAAGCGTTAAAGCCCGGTGCAACGCACAGGCTACCGGGCTGTCGGCATTGAGATAGAGCGGCAGGCGGGATAAATCGATCTGCGACCAGTCACCAACCAGCGGGCCGCACGCAAAGCGCAGACGGATAACCGAGCGTCCGTCCGGTTCATATTGCAATGACACGTCCGGCAACGCCAGCGGATGCAGCGTGATATCACGCGTGGCACTGTAGACGCAGCGGGTTCTGCGCTCGCCAACAGGGCGCGACAATACCTGAAAATCGCTCAGCGTTTCGCTCTGCTTCATCTGCCGGTGATCTGTCGACAGTTCAACCACGGAAAGTGACGGGATGGTTCGCAGGTAGTGGGGCCACAGCAGGCTGACCAGCCCTTCAGTCAGTTCCGGCAGATCGTCGTCCAGCTTTTCGCGCAGGCGGCCCATTAAAAAAGCGAAGCCCTCGAACAGGCGCTCCACATAGGGATCGCGTGCGCCGGGTTTATCAAGATTAAGCATCGCAGCACGGTCGGGATACGCCTGTGCGAATTCTTTACCCGCTTCACGCAGGTAGCGCATTTCGGCTTCATAGTAGCGTTGGGTCAGGTCGTCCATTCAGAGAGTTATTTCCCATTTAACTAAAAAGTTAGATAACAGTAAAAAGAAAATATATTTTACAGTTCATAAAACACCAGTAAAAAACAACAATAACCCATAAAGATGAGCGCAATTAAAAAACCATTACAATCATCTGTTAAAAATAAACAATGACTACTTTGCTTATAGTATTGCCGGTCAGTTACTTCATCTTCCTGGGTATTACATCTTTAATATAGTGTGTGATATTTACATTTCGTTTTACATGACATTGATTTATTTGCCATGTAAGATTAAGCAATCTCACACTGAAAATAAAATTAACTGTTACTGATACATCGCTACTCTATTGTTTTTTAGATAAAACATCATAACCTCATCATTGATTTAATTATTGCCATTTTTTTCGCATAATGATTTTTCTTTAACGTATTTCGTTGCCAGACCCGGCATCCACCCAGACGGGATACCACTACAAGCAATATAATTTCTAGATAATAATTCTTTTTTGTAAATTGAAGAAAAAATCAACACTGCGCAAATAGAGAAAGCAATAATAATTTTAATTATCAACCAAAGGCGCACCATTGTTACTTTAGACAATCGTCGCCCACTAATAGCAAAAAACAAAATCTCAAACGACATTACATATAATGTGAAAGGTAAAAAGACAATTAATATATATCCCCAGCTATATACAATAATATCATTCCATAAAAACAATTCATAAATAGCATAACACCCAAAAGAAACAAAAGCCGAGGACAGAAAGAATATAAATAAAAAACTACAAATTAAATTTACCATTTCTTTTATTGCCTGAATATTCATCTCTAATTTAGTCCCCACTTAATTATATTATCAAGATTTTCTCTTAGATATTACTTCACCTCATGCTCCAGTACCTCCCTTCCTTTAATTAGCACATTTTTTGCCCACATAGTTCCCAAGTCCCAGATATCATCTGCAGTCTCTCTGGCTTTCTCAACAAATTCCTGCTGAGCTGCTTCAATATAGGCCACAATACAATCAGTAATCCAAACTAAGCTGCGTATCGCACAGTACCGCCGCCTGAGTATCCTGACACTTATTTCACAGCCTTACCATTCTGGTAATCTCTATAGGAATACGCAGCCGGATCTGTGTTATGCCAATAGCCTGCTTCGTGGACAGTATTATCAAATGCCCACAAAAAATACCCATCATCACTTGTTTTAGATATTTTTCTTTCTGTCTCAAATTCATACCACTTATCTTTATAAGTAAAAGAAATAAGGAAATAATCATTGACAGGCTTTAATGTTTCCGCATCAAATGTCGTCCTCAGATATTCACATTTAATTTTACCGCGCATCAGGTCTTTAAATTTCTGAGCATCCATCTCAGCAAGGCCATATAGTGCAGGAAGTCTTTTATCCGACCCATTTAATGCGTTCTGTAATTTTAATGTAATACCAAAGTCATCCAAATTAGCAATTGGAGTATATTGAGTATTCAATATATAATGATCATCTATTTTAATATATTGAAGTTGCTGTAGCCATTCGCTGGTATCAAACTGTATCCTTTTATTTGGCCAGTTGGGATCGTTCGCGTCAGCAGTTGGTACAGTGACAACCATCTGATATTCTTGCCTGTACATATAATATCCTCCACCACACAAAGTAATGACGACAGATGTCGTCACTGCGTAATACCATTTTCTTTTTAAGAACATTATTGAACCCACTCCTCAGGCTGATAATCCTGTAACCCGCTTTTCAGCCCTTTCGGCGAATCCCCTGTTCTTGGCATATGCCATGCACCATTAGGAGCTATTGGTCCTCCGCCAGACTTTTCATTTTTGTCTCTGGTAGTAACATCTGCATGGCGTTTTGATTTCTCATCATATCCCTCTGGTTTCACTGGAGGGGAAACTTCAGTATTCCCCTTTGCTTTTTCTTTATTATACATATCTATATCTTTTTTATATTTTTCTACCACACTACCATATTCCTGAGCTTCTTTAATTTCCTTGCCTGTCCCATAAGCCAGACTGTAGTCCGATCTCATCTCAAACGCTTTAACCATGACATCCCAGTTATCAGCCATTTTCTGTGCCGGGCTGTCCTTTTGCCCTGCATCATCCTTCCCGGAAAAATCTTTATCACCATCTGAGATACCGGCCCGACAGGCATATGTTGTCACATGGGCATCATAATCAAAAACTGACTCGTGAACTGCTGCAATATCTTCATGTTTAAACATTCCATTTTTTTCAATATCCTTGTCTTCATGATGATAATGATATGAAGCTGTTTTAATAACACCGTGGCACAGAATAACCAGTTCCTTAATCACTCTTCCTTTTTCTTTGCGTTGATTCAGGAATGAAACTAATTCATCCTTATTCTTGACATAGATAATTCTTCCATCGTGCGCTTTAGTATAATCATTAATTCTATCAATATCTTTTTGCGTATACCCAAGCGAAAAAACCACCATAATTCGCTGCGAACTGGAATCCTGTTTACTGGCTGGAGGAAACTGTTGTAATTGTTCTAATCCACAATTTATAAATCGATACTGATTTCCTTTTGAGTCCTCCATTCCTATCCAGTTTGTTACGGCTGTTCTGGCCGCCACAATCACAATATAATCACGCCCATTAATCCAGTTGACATATTTTACAGGTTCATTCTCTTCAGTTGTTAATTCGATCTTTCTATTGTCAATTTCTTTTAATGAACCAAAATTTTTCCCTCTTT
It encodes the following:
- a CDS encoding PAAR domain-containing protein; amino-acid sequence: MGTGYFLVRGDKTTCGGKIIEGADDHTIMGIPQARDMDRVTCGRYPGMFIIVGGVPETDIHGRLMAGSLDSQSSCPCKARFIASMMDDTYETDDGGSEPEQHAQSARKNLTSGNPDKKYSHQIKLQHGENNVSVQDIPYVFILNNNMSLSGKTNQDGETERIYTDTAQKVIALTGKLADSWLKRGKNFGSLKEIDNRKIELTTEENEPVKYVNWINGRDYIVIVAARTAVTNWIGMEDSKGNQYRFINCGLEQLQQFPPASKQDSSSQRIMVVFSLGYTQKDIDRINDYTKAHDGRIIYVKNKDELVSFLNQRKEKGRVIKELVILCHGVIKTASYHYHHEDKDIEKNGMFKHEDIAAVHESVFDYDAHVTTYACRAGISDGDKDFSGKDDAGQKDSPAQKMADNWDVMVKAFEMRSDYSLAYGTGKEIKEAQEYGSVVEKYKKDIDMYNKEKAKGNTEVSPPVKPEGYDEKSKRHADVTTRDKNEKSGGGPIAPNGAWHMPRTGDSPKGLKSGLQDYQPEEWVQ
- the tssJ gene encoding type VI secretion system lipoprotein TssJ, whose protein sequence is MFPIRFKRPALLCMAMLTVVLSGCGLIQKVVDESKSVASAVFYKQIKILHLDFFSRSALNTDAEDTPLSTMVHVWQLKTREDFDKADYDTLFMQEEKTLEKDVLAKHTVWVKPEGTASLNVPLDKETQFVAIIGQFYHPDEKSDSWRLVIKRDELEADKPRSIELMRSDLRLLPLKDK
- the tssG gene encoding type VI secretion system baseplate subunit TssG codes for the protein MDRASQPARTGLTDRLAPDIARINFYRFCQLLEQSQQKAPLGSTDNPAADAVRFRPHPGMGFPVSELKNVERDVDNPDAPPTVRTTFLGLYGVDSPLPTAYLDYITQRHDGHDAVMAFLDIFNHRFITQYYRIWRKYNYPASFEAGAVDDISRCLLGLIGLGIPGSENHIATPVSRFLALLSVMRLPTRTAEGVTALVGLLAPLTKATVVPHDPQPVILPAPAGLSKNSRISLKTRTLLGRTGTDVNSQLLLKLYTEDAAEARGWLPGGQLHSDLLVLLRVYLGWRCQARLQLTLPVSLLPAARLGKQRVQISRTGILRASFAAPATGTVTVSLGRYQGLIPAFSIRNRESMTHVSYSF
- the tssF gene encoding type VI secretion system baseplate subunit TssF, whose translation is MDDLTQRYYEAEMRYLREAGKEFAQAYPDRAAMLNLDKPGARDPYVERLFEGFAFLMGRLREKLDDDLPELTEGLVSLLWPHYLRTIPSLSVVELSTDHRQMKQSETLSDFQVLSRPVGERRTRCVYSATRDITLHPLALPDVSLQYEPDGRSVIRLRFACGPLVGDWSQIDLSRLPLYLNADSPVACALHRALTLGTQQFWLRLPGQDRRMLGAHFSPMGFEDDDRLWPKGESAFSGYQLLLEYFTFREKFMFVALNGLEQVAWPEGITGFEIDVVLNENWPHDLPFDSDNIRLHCVPVINLFPLEADPLHLSPLENEFLLRPMRIQDGHTEIYSVDNIISSRHTGSQAYVPFSSFRHRGGMLRHDAPERYYHTRVKRGPSGLHDTWLILGGDAFDSDRMLEDETLSLSLTGTNGQLPRKALQSTLLDTPVHASQNVLRVRNLCAPTQPCYPPARDRFHWRVLSHLGSNFLSMMDNAEILRGTLALYDWTESEMNRRRLEAIVDVQHSLIQRFERGFLLRGVDIQVTLDSNGFAGEGDITLFGELLHRFFALYADIHLFTQLTLILQPTGKCLQWTEHHSQRVPG